Proteins encoded in a region of the Zea mays cultivar B73 chromosome 2, Zm-B73-REFERENCE-NAM-5.0, whole genome shotgun sequence genome:
- the LOC103646825 gene encoding uncharacterized protein, translated as MAAGRVSPVSACPLRAWFLRARSSAPMACSCARLDFPAELGLMAGIRLRVRRSFLVLAHGRRCSPSCVAPDPAVCSPDRTLALLGHAACCACVCSVPAPKLQVCQSTARRQFAANVRSPVSPCVWPLHVGMARLRWPDVDLLFAMDSASTPHYSSPLWNSSACR; from the coding sequence ATGGCTGCCGGACGAGTCTCTCCCGTCTCTGCTTGTCCTCTTCGAGCTTGGTTCCTGCGCGCGCGCTCCTCTGCTCCCATGGCGTGTTCCTGCGCCCGCCTGGATTTCCCTGCTGAGCTCGGTCTCATGGCCGGCATACGGCTTCGTGTTCGCCGGAGCTTCCTGGTGCTCGCCCATGGCCGCCGGTGCTCGCCCTCTTGCGTCGCGCCCGACCCAGCCGTGTGCTCGCCCGACCGTACGCTCGCTCTGCTCGGCCATGCCGCCTGCTGCGCGTGCGTCTGCTCCGTCCCGGCGCCCAAGCTCCAAGTCTGTCAATCCACGGCGCGCCGGCAGTTCGCCGCCAACGTCCGGTCGCCGGTTAGCCCCTGCGTGTGGCCTCTGCACGTCGGGATGGCTCGTCTCCGCTGGCCGGACGTCGATCTCCTATTTGCCATGGACAGCGCATCGACGCCTCATTACAGCAGCCCGTTATGGAACTCTAGTGCTTGTCGTTGA